In a genomic window of Sarcophilus harrisii chromosome 4, mSarHar1.11, whole genome shotgun sequence:
- the LOC100933418 gene encoding protein ABHD11-like: MWARNWRYLPWGSSCLWISPIRSMRRSLATLGSSGPRPVPLSYKLLDGQDTLPPVVFLHGIFSNKNIFQAEAKTLAQQTGRKVLTMDARNHGESPHSPDCSYEAMSADLQALLQKLGLAPCVLIGHSMGGKTAMMLALQKPELVERLVSVDISPFVSPNMPNVFKIISLMESLNIPGDLSHSQAFKLLHEYLEPFTEDLSIRQYLFNSLVRIDGQYVWKVNGENLQQQKHQLLDTLQVQGVYRGRTLFLRDTHSSFLPSSHYSKIKLLFPEAQFQDIPDSGHITHIKKPQEFMNSILSFLS; encoded by the exons ATGTGGGCTCGAAACTGGAGATACCTCCCCTGGGGATCCTCATGCCTCTGGATCTCGCCCATCCGAAGCATGAGGCGGTCCCTGGCCACTCTGGGGAGCAGTGGACCCAG GCCAGTGCCTCTCTCCTACAAGCTGCTGGATGGTCAGGACACCCTCCCCCCTGTCGTCTTCTTGCACGGGATATTTAGCAACAAAAACATCTTCCAGGCTGAAGCTAAAACCCTGGCCCAGCAGACAGGCAGGAAG GTATTGACAATGGACGCCCGGAACCACGGAGAGAGTCCCCATAGTCCTGACTGCAGTTACGAGGCCATGAGCGCCGACCTGCAGGCTCTCCTACAAAAGCTAGGACTCGCGCCCTGCGTCCTCATCGGGCACAGCATGGGAGGCAAGACAGCCATGATGTTAGCCCTACAGAAG CCAGAGCTGGTGGAACGCTTGGTCTCAGTGGACATCAGCCCCTTCGTGAGCCCAAACATGCCGAATGTCTTTAAAATCATATCTTTAATGGAGTCTCTAAACATCCCTGGAGATCTTTCCCACTCCCAAGCCTTTAAATTACTCCATGAGTATCTGGAGCCATTCACTGAG GATTTGAGCATTCGGCAGTATCTGTTCAATAGCCTGGTACGGATCGATGGGCAGTATGTATGGAAAGTCAATGGTGAAAACCTGCAGCAGCAGAAACACCAGCTTCTGGATACTCTCCAAGTCCAGGGAGTTTATCGTGGCCGCACACTCTTCCTAAGGGACACCCATTCGTCCTTCCTCCC GTCAAGTCATTACTCCAAGATCAAGCTCCTGTTCCCTGAAGCCCAGTTCCAGGACATCCCTGATTCTGGCCACATCACCCATATCAAGAAGCCCCAAGAGTTCATGAACAGTATCCTAAGTTTCCTGTCCTAG